A window of Desmospora profundinema genomic DNA:
ATGGAACCGGTAACGGCCAAATTGCGGGAAATGGGGGTTCATGTAGAGGAAGCCGATGAAACGCTGTTGGTGACCGGAGCGGATTCATACCAGCCCCTCCACATTAAAACACTGCCATACCCCGGTTTTCCCACCGACCTGCAGCAACCCTTCACTTCTTTGTTGACACGGGCAAAGGGAACCAGCATGGTTACGGATAATATCTACTCCTCCCGCTTCAAACATGTGGACGAACTGTGTCGTTTGGGGGCCCAGATTCGGGTGGAAGGACGAACCGCTGTCATCAAGGGGAGAACGCCGCTCGTCGGTTCCGAAGTGCAAGCCAGTGACCTTCGGGCTGGGGCTGCGCTGGTGGTGGCCGGGTTAATGGCTGAAGATATAACAGAGATCGCCGGCCTCGAGCATATCGACCGCGGGTATGAGAATCTGGAGGAAAAACTTCGCCACCTGGGTGCCGAAGTTTGGCGGGAGGAGTAGCCTGTCACAGCCGTTTTCTAAACTTCCACCGAAAAACAGTGTAACCTATACATGAAATGTGTTACCTTATTGGTGGATGCTAGACGGAATAACGGCGGGAGGGATCCAGATGGAACGTAGTTTGACATTGGAGTTGGTGCGGGTGACGGAGGCTGCTGCTGTGGCTTCCGGCCGTTGGATGGGTTTTGGAAAAAAGGAAGAGGCGGATGAAGCGGCCACATCGGCCATGCGAAAGGTGTTTGATACCATCCCGATGCGGGGGACCGTAGTGATCGGCGAAGGAGAGATGGACGAGGCTCCGATGCTCTACATTGGAGAACGGTTGGGGCTGGGCTACCTCCCCGAGGTGGATGTGGCGGTCGACCCGTTGGAAGGAACGAACATTGTAGCCAAAGGGTTGTGGAACGCCTTGTCGGTAGTGGCGGTGGCCGAGCGCGGAAATCTGCTGCATGCCCCTGACATGTACATGGATAAATTGGCGGTTGGTCCGGAAGCGGTCGGTCAGGTGGACATCGAAGCTCCTGTGGAAGATAATCTGGTCGCTGTTGCTCGCGCGTTGGGCAAAGATGTGAATGATCTGGTGGTGGTCGTGCTGGACCGGCCCCGTCATGCCCGGATCATTGAGGATGTCCGACGGACGGGTGCCCGTATCAAGTTGATTCCGGACGGAGATGTGGCTGCTGCAATCAACACGGCCTTTCCTGATACAGGGGTGGATCTGTTGCTCGGTTCTGGTGGAGCCCCCGAAGGCGTGTTGGCGGCTGTTGCCCTCAAATGTCTGGGTGGAGAAATCCAAGGAAAACTGCTCCCGGAAAATGAGGAGCAAACCAGACGTTGCAAGGAAATGGGCATCGAAGATCCCGGACGAATCCTGACCATGGACGATTTGGTCAAGGGAGATGATGCAATCTTTGCGGCCACAGGCGTTACCGACGGGGAATTATTGCGCGGAGTGCGCTACAAAGGAACCGTTGCAACGACTCATTCCATTGTGATGCGGGCTAAGACAGGGACGGTTCGCTTTATCGACGGAAAGCACCGGTTGGAGAAGAAACCTCACTTGGTGTTGGAATAAGAAAGGACGGTTCCGGGCAGGCTGGGTAAGACCTATGCGTTGGAATCGTCGGCCATCAATTAGGAAAGAACGTGTGGTGAAGATATGGAGATTTCATTGAGTGATCTGGAACACCGGCGTTTGACGGACTTGTATAAGCTGGCTAAAGAGTATCAAATCCCTTATTACAGTCAGATGAAAAAGAAAGAGCTGATTTTTGCCATTCTGAAGGCGAAAGCAGAGCTTGCGGGGCTCCTGTTCATGGAAGGGGTATTGGATATTCTCCCGGAAGGGTACGGATTCCTGCGCCCCATCAATTATTTGCCTTCCTCAGAAGATATTTATATCTCGGCTTCTCAGATTCGACGCTTTGATCTGCGCCAGGGGGATTTGGTATCGGGAAAAGTTCGGCCTCCCAAAGAGAATGAACGCTATTTTGGACTCCTTCACGTGGAAGCGGTCAACGGACAGGACCCTGATTCGGCTGCAGAACGCCTTCACTTCCCTGCGCTTACTCCCCTTTATCCCCAGGAACGCCTCACCTTGGAGACGAACCCGAAACAATTGTCGACCCGCATCATGGATTTGGCAGCTCCCGTAGGATTAGGGCAGCGCGGCTTGATCGTCGCCCAGCCTAAAGCCGGAAAAACGATGTTATTAAAAGAGGTTGCTAACAGTATCACCACCAACCACCCCCATATCGATCTGTTTGTGTTGTTAATCGATGAACGTCCGGAAGAAGTGACCGACATGCAGCGCTCGGTCAAAGGAGAAGTGGTTAGTTCCACCTTTGATGAAATGCCGGAAAACCATATTAAAGTGGCAGAGTTGGTGTTGCAGCGTGCCGAAAGGCTGGTGGAACACAAACGGGATGTCGTGATCCTGCTGGACAGCATCACCCGCTTGGCCCGGGCTTACAACCTGGTGATTCCGCCAAGTGGGCGTACGTTGTCCGGTGGAATCGACCCGGCCGCCTTTCATCGTCCGAAGCGCTTCTTCGGTGCGGCTCGCAATATCGAGGAAGGGGGAAGCCTTACCATTTTGGCTACCGCTTTGGTGGAGACGGGTTCCCGCATGGATGATGTGATCTATGAAGAGTTTAAAGGTACTGGAAATCTGGAGTTGCACTTGGATCGCAAGTTGTCCGAGCGTCGGATTTTTCCTGCGATTGATATTCGACGCTCCGGAACGCGGAGGGAGGAATTACTGCTCTCCCAAGAAGAGCTGGATAAATTGTGGACGCTTCGAAAATCCTTGAACGAAGGGGTGGAGTACACGGAGTCGTTCCTGCGCAAGCTGGCTGAAACCCGCAACAACCAAGAATTTCTGGCTACACTGGAAACCCCCGCTCGACGGTCATCGACCGCGTGAATGCGGGTACGGGACATACAAACGGATTCCTTCGCATAGAATGGGGCAGGGAAAGGGCATGCAACCCGACCCCAAACTAGGCGCGAGGTGGTGTGATGTCAAAGAACGGCAGTAAATGGGCATTCACTTCTCTGTCGGTATGTACAGCGTCGGCTTCCGTTGTGGTTGGTGGGACTCACGGATCGGCTGAGGCGGCGGAACCAGCTTTGCAGCCCCCCGTTTCCGACTTGCAGAAGGAACGGGTCGCTCATCAGGTGGTGTATCAATATTTAAATCCGATTTCATCAGTGGCCGATGGCAATTTGGCGGTGGAGACCGAAAAAAAACCGTTGATGGTTGAGGTGAAGCCGGGAGAAACGCTGTATCAAATCGGCCGTGAATATGGTGTTCCCGATGAAACGTTGGCACGCTATAATGACATTTCCGATCCCCGCCTGCTCCAGAGCGGCAGCAAAATTAAGATTCCGGTCGTGATGGAGCGAATTCGGGTAAAGGAAGGAGACACCCTTGAGTCTATTGCCGAACACCACGATGTAGGCGAAATAGCATTGAAAAAAGCCAATCCTGATCTCAAGCTGGCGGAAGATCTTTATGTAGGTCAGATTCTGACGATTCCTCAGGCTTATGAACCCGAACTGAAAGAAGAGCCGAAGCAGGAATCGGTCCAAACCGTAACGCTGTCCCGCAAAGGGCAGACCTCCCTTTCCTCTTCCGGGACACAGTCCCAAAACCGGCAGAGTATTCGTTTTCAGTGGCCAGTCACAGGCCAGATCACCAGCGGTTACGGCTGGAGAAACGGCAGCATGCATACGGGGATCGACATCTGGAATCAACAACGGGAAAATAATGTGATCAAGGCGGCTAAAGGCGGAACTGTGGTCCGGGCGGGTTATGCCGGGGGATACGGCAACTTGGTGGTACTGGATCATGGAGAAGGGTGGACCACTTACTACGCTCATTTGAGTCGAATCACGGTTGCCAAAGGCAATCGGGTGGAACAGGGGAGCGGGTTGGGATATATGGGTTCCACCGGGAATTCCACAGGGGTTCACCTTCATTTTGAGGTTCGGAAAAATGATCAGCCGATGAATCCGTTAAACGTCCTTCCTTAAAATAGAGGCACTTATTTCTAACTTCATGAGAATGCGGAAAAGGCCTCTTTCCCTCCTCTTGCGATGAAAGCCTGAACATGCTATAATGTCAAAGTGTTTGCATTGAAGCGTGTCTGGGTACGGACCGGATGGAAAAGAGGTGAGGTTTGATGAAAGCGGCGATTCATCCCGAGTACAAGAAAACCACTGTCACCTGCGCATGTGGCAACACGTTTGAGACCGGGTCGACCAAAGAAAACCTGCGCGTGGATATCTGCTCCGCATGCCATCCCTTTTTCACCGGGAAACAAAAATTGGTCAGCGCAGGCGGTCGAGTGGATCGGTTCAAGAAGAAATACAATCTGTGATCATTCAGATAGATCGTGGAAAAGAAAAACGACAGGCAAGCGAGGGACGCCATCGCTTGCCTTTCTCTGTTTGACCGCATGGAGGAGCATGATAAACATCCGATCATGAGGGTTTATCCCTTAACCCTCAAACGGTGAAGGTGATACAATATCGTTTGAGAAGATTCCTATACATACAATCGGGATACGGGGGAATCATGAAAAATGAATGATCGTCTTTCGGACGGATGGATCGAAGTTATCTGTGGAGGAATGTTTTCCGGAAAGAGCGAGGAGTTGATCCGGCGCATTCGCCGGGCCCGCATTGCCAAGCAGGAAGTGATGGTGTTTAAACCCCGGATCGATGATCGTTACCTTCGGGGTGCGATTTCCTCTCATAATGGTGTACATACGGAAGCGATATCCATTGAGCATGCGACTGAAATTCTTTCACATGTAGAAAACGGGCCTGATGTGGTGGCAGTGGACGAGGTGCAGTTTTTTGACGATTCCGTGGTGGAAGTGGCTCAAAGTTTGGCCGATCGGGGCATCCGGGTGATCTGTGCCGGGTTGGACCAGGATTTTCGCGGACGCCCATTTGGTCCCACCCCGATTCTGATGGCCGTAGCGGAATATGTAACCAAATTGCAAGCGATCTGTCTGAGGTGCGGAGGGGCGGCCAGCCGTACCCAACGGTTGATTGATGGTCGGCCGGCGGCGGAGGATCAACCGGTAATTCAAGTGGGGGCTTCCGAACAGTACGAAGCCCGCTGTCGCCATTGTCATGAGGTGACGCAACGGGAAACATTGCCGAAGAGTTTTGCACCTTCTTGACGCAAACTAAGGTCAGGGAGGTGTTTCTTTTTGTTCCTTCGTTGGTTACGGGGGACCGGTTTGGTGTTGGCGGTTTGCTGTTTGTCTGCCGCATGTGCTCCCGCCATAAACCAGGGAGGCATGGAAACGCAGATGGACGGGCATGAACCGGATCGGGCCACCTATCGGTTTGAGAGAGGGTCCTACCGTTATTTCCAGGATAATCATGAATTCGGTTTGAGAAACGCCAATCCCAACCTGGCTGTGGGAGAATGGCGAACCCCCTCTGATCCTCCCGACTCTGTTGACCGGCGGCGGATTCGCCGATCGGCCATGACCATTGACGGGGTTCGGGACGTGGATGTTGAGATATTGGGGGGACATGTAGGGGTGAAGGTGGTGCCTCAACAGGGTTATCCCGAATCCCGGTATGAGGAGTTGCAGGAAAAAGTGTTGCGGCGAATCAGTTATGAGATGCCTCGTTATGAAGTAAGGGTACGGGTTGGATGGAGTAAATGGAACCCGTTGAGCCATTTCCCTCCTTTTAGAAACCATGCTGGATAAAACAAAGCTGGAGCCCATTTCGGCTCCAGCTTTGTCATGTGAATCGATTCCCGCTCTGGGACGCGTTCGCTTCCGGTCTCGCTATGTACTCACCAGAGTACAAGTCTCGCCTGGGTCACTTTCGTTCCCCGGTCTCACTATGCGCTTTTTGCAACGAAACGCCATACCGATCCGGGCTCTTGCTCGACAATGGTTCAGTCACTCTGTTCCCAGTTTTCGCTATGAAATCTTATCACCCGCCCAGATAAACCAGTACGCCCAAGGACATATTGTATACAGCATGAACGATCATGGCGGTGGTTGTATTGTGCCGGATCCGGATCAAGCCGAGAGCGAGTCCCACGAAAAAAACGACTAAGGTGGAGAGGCTCAATCCGTAATTGCTGTGAACGACAGTAAACAGAACCGTGGTTAACAGCAAACCAAAACGGGGCTGTAATGCTCCCCGAAACAAGGCTTCCTCGCCCAAAGCGGCAGACAGCCCCAGTGTGAGGATACCCAATACGGAACCAAACAGCGGCGCAAGCAACTGTTCTGTCAACTGATCCACAGTGGGGTCGATGGGAAATCCGAGCCATTCGCCCAAATAGCTGGCGCCATGGGCGAAAAGGACCAATCCGAATCCGGCCAGGATGCCCATTCCCCACTGTCTTCCGGTGGGCCGTTCCAATCCCAACCGTTGAAACGCTTGACGCCAATCACGGCGGGTAAGCCACCCCACTCCGATCAGAGCCAAGGCAAAAAAGGTGAGCTGTTGCGCCCATAGTGTCGGGATCGATGTCGCCTGTTCCAAACCTTCGGTATTGGCCAATGTTTCGAGCCCAACGGACAGTGTGAAGAAAAAGTTTACCCAGATAAACATGCTTGCGATTAAAGCGAACGTATGGACCGGGTTGTCCGCATCCAGGGGCAAGGGTTTTGTCAGTAGCCTCCGGATTGCGGGAATTTGCAATAGGAATCCGCCGAGAGCAGGAACTGCCAAACTGAGTCCAATAAGGACGGCATTTTCCAATATGCCCATGGCCATGCGGGCTTCTTCCTCGCTGATTCCCGGCATCTCGCCGGGTTGAGCGGAACCGGCCAACAAACCTAAGAGCATTAACAGCACTCCGCCCATCAACATCAGGGCAAACGAGATCGCCAAAATAACATGCGCTGTGATGGACCACCCTTGACCTGCATTCGGCTCACCGCTTTGAACCCGGGCCTGCTGTGTTAAGTTGGCAAAAAGCATTAACAAAATGATGGGTGCAAACATCAACACGACAAATATGATTTCCACCATTAAGCAACACGTCTCCTTATGGCCAAAAGATTAAATCCTTCGGCTGATCTTAGGTGTCTGAAAAATCCGTAGCGCGAGGTCCCGGGTCGGTATGGATGTCTTCGTTTCGTTGCAAAAAGCGCAAAGGCGAACCAAAAGGCATACCGACCCTCCCTTCTTACTCACGGAAGTTTGAATGACCAGACAGTCCCTAGTTCCCTTCCCTTCTACCCATATCAATCATGTTTTCGTGAGGGAGGTTTGGCAATCCTGTGGAGTCGACTATGCCACTATAGCGAGACCGGGAACAAAGTGACCAGTACATGAAGCGAAGACGGAAAACCAAACCGACTGATCGTCAGCGTCCAGGCACAAGAAAAAACAAATCTTAAGTTAAAGGGGCATAAAAGGCTGGGAGTGTTGCGGCTCACTGGTTCGATTTTACCATTTTGTCCATGAACTTCCCACGGGGAAAACCAAATCCCTCTTTTTCTTTTTCCCATTTCCCGGGAAATGGCCTTCATCTTTTTGACGGGTTGTCGGGTGTCGCCTATAATAGTACTGTTATCCAGTCTGTACCGGTAAATACCGGAACCGGTGGAAAAGAGAGTGGGAGTGAAGCGGTGTGCTGGAGCGTTTAGAATCCATCCGGGAACGTTATCAAGAGCTGAATCGGTTGCTGAGCGATCCAAGTGTGATTGCCGATGCGGACCAACTGCGGAAATATTCTAAAGAACAAGCGGATCTGGGGCCCAAGGTGGAGGCTTACCTGGAATACAAAAACATCTTAAAGCAGCTGGAGGATGCCAAATCGATGCAGGCTGAGGAATCCGATCCGGAGTTGCTGGAAATGGTGAAAGCGGAGCTGGATGATTTAATCCGGAAAAAGAAAGAGATGGAAGATCGGATGAAAGTCCTGTTGCTGCCCAAAGATCCCAACGATGATAAGAACGTGATCGTGGAGGTGAGAGGGGCTGCTGGGGGGGAAGAAGCGGCGCTGTTTGCAGCCAGTTTGTATCGAATGTATGCCCGCTACAGTGAACGCCGGGGATGGAAGGCGGAGATTTTGGATGCTAACACCACCGGCTTGGGTGGATTCAAGGAAGTGATTTTTTCCGTCAAGGGACAGGGAGCATTCAGCCGGTTGAAGTTTGAAAGCGGAGCCCACCGCGTACAACGGGTGCCGGCTACGGAATCCGGCGGGCGCATTCACACTTCTACCGCGACGGTTGCTGTGTTGCCGGAAGCGGAAGAAGTCGAAGTGCAAATCCATGATAAGGATTTGCGAATCGATACCTTTTGCTCCAGCGGTCCCGGAGGACAAAGTGTTAACACGACTCAATCGGCGGTTCGCATCACTCATCTGCCCAGTGGAATTGTCGTTTCTTGCCAGGATGAGAAATCACAGATAAAAAATAAGGAAAAAGCGATGCGTGTCTTGCGAGCCCGTCTGTTGGACAAAACTCGGCAAGAGGAGAACGCCAAAGTAGCCGATGCCCGAAAAAGTCAGGTTGGAACCGGGGATCGAAGTGAACGGATTCGAACGTACAATTTCCCCCAAAGCCGGGTTACGGATCACCGGATCGGATTGACACTGCACAAACTGGACTTGGTGTTGGATGGGGAATTGGATGAGATTATCGATGCGTTGACGATGCAGGAGCAGGCGGAGTTATTGCAAGCGGAGTGATTACCCCGTGTTGGAGCAGATGGTTCAATCGTCGTTTTTTATTAAACCCGGGGGAACCCGGGTTTGTTTCATGATAAACATACTTACGAAGACAGCCATACCAACCCGGGACTTCGCCCTGCGGGTTGTTCAGATATGGCCTAGTCAGCAACCTTGAGTGTTTTGATGGAAGGGGTGAATGGATGACGGCTCGTGATTATTCGTTAAACAGCTTGTATCGGGACTTGGGACAACAGTTAAAACGTGCCGGGGTGGACAGCCCGTTGTTTGCGGCGGAGTGGATCTTGCGCTCGGTATTGGGATGGGATCGGTCGCGCTTTTTCATGGAGATGGACTCCTCCGTACCGGAATCGGTACGCCTGCAGGCGGAAAAATGGGTACATGCCCACAGCCGTGGTATTCCCATTCAATATTTGACCGGAGAACAGGAGTTTTTCGGACGATCCTTTTGGGTTAACCCGTCTGTCTTGATTCCCCGACCGGAGACGGAGGAGTTGGTGGAAACACTCTTCTCTGCGGCGGACTCCATCTGGGAAAATCGGTCACTTCAGGTGGCGGATCTGGGCTCCGGGAGCGGTGCCGTAGCGGTTACATTGGCTGCGGAACGGCCGCATTGGCAGGTATATGCAGTCGATGTATCCCCTGAAGCAGCGGCGGTCACCAAACGGAATGCGAAACGGCATGGTGTACGGGAGAGGATGCGGTTCCTGCAGGGGGATTGGCTGAAGCCGCTGGTGGAGAAGAAGTGGGAAGTGGACATTCTGGTGTCCAATCCGCCTTATATCCCTTCGGAGGAGATCGACGGATTAGAGACGGGGGTGAAGGATTATGAACCCCGTTTGGCACTGGACGGCGGAGCGGACGGGCTTACCCCGTATCGATCCATTGCCGATGATCTGGGAAAAGTGCTGAGGGATCCGGGTTTGGTCGCTTTTGAGATCGGAGTGGGCCAGGGAGAGGACGTAGTGGGCATACTGAAGCAGCGCTGGTCATCGAATGCGGATACGCGGATTCTGTTGGATTTGGCCGGACGGGAGCGCATGGTGTTGGCCTCGAAGGGAAGATTGCCGGATTCCTTGTAAAATAGGGTTAATCCCGGCACGGCCTGTCCATACTGGTGGATAGAACCGTTTAGGAGGTCTATCCATGAAGGTTTGGACTTATCTTTCATTGGTGGGTTTGGCAGTAGCGTCGTTTGTCTGGATGGGGGTGACGGACGGAGGAATACCGGCAAGCCAAGCGTTTCTCCCCGTAGAGATGGAAGCACAGGGAGAGCAGGCGGTTCCAGATCGTGCCATTCGGTTGCGGATTCTGGCCAACAGTGATTCCCTGCAGGATCAAGCACTGAAGCGGAATGTGCGTGATGCGGTGATCCGTGAAATGGACAACTGGTCTAAAAAACCCCGCTCAATCGAAGAGGCGCGCGACACCATCCAGAATGAACTCCCCCGCATCGAGCGATTGGCAAAAGAGACCCTGCGTGAACACGGCTCCAACCAAACCGTCAAGATTCAGTACGGAATGGTGCCTTTTCCCACTAAGCTTTACGGGGATCAAGTCTATCCCGCAGGAGAGTATGAAGCGCTTCTGATTACGATTGGTGAAGGCAAAGGGGATAATTGGTGGTGTGTATTATTCCCGCCGTTGTGTTTTGTGGATATGAGCAACGGTGATGCCGTTCCTGAATCGGAATCCGCCTTGTCCGCTCAAGCGATGGCTTCGAATCAAGCTTGGGCCGCACCCAACAAAAGAGCGGAGTCCGTGGTGGCCGAAAAAAACGCCCATGGTGAAACGGAAGTGGAGGTTCGCTGGTTTCTGCTGGAGTCCCTGGAGGGGTTTTTCTCTTCCCTGTTCGGAACCCGCTAAAAGTCCGGAGACCTGAGAAACGAAGGGACCCTGCCAAGCCTTCCGCTGTAAAATGCAGAGTGGTTACGAAATCGTCAGCAACCTCACCCGGGTAAACCGGGTTTTTCTTGTTCTATTTTCTTTTGTGTGCACATAGAGTGACAGAGAGAAAAACCTGCCCGGGAGGTGTTGGGATGTTTGCTGTACGGAAGGCAACAGTAAAGGATGCCGATTGGATTACCAGCTTGTTGCGGAATGCCCAAATCAATGACCAAGGAGTGGACGAGCATCTGGAGCAGTTTCTGGTTGTGGAGGATTCCCGTGAACCCGGGACCCGGATTGGAACGGTGGGATTGGAGATATACCGAAATAAAGGATTATTGCGCTCGTTTGTGATGGAGAGCGGATCCTGGAATGCGACGACGGGTTTGGAGTTAATCGGTGTGGTTCTTGCTCATGCTCGTCGGTTGGAATTGGACGAAGTGTATCTGATGACAAGTATTGCCCAGCCTATTTTTGAACATTTCGGGTTTGTTCTTGTCGATTGGGAGACGATCCCTGTAGAGATCCGTCAGTCGGATCACGCTCGGCGAGCGAAAGCGGAAGGAGGAGTGGCCATGGTGAACCGGCGTCTCTCCCGGCCGCGAAGCCCTGTGGTATGATACAGGTGAACCGGTATCAGGGAAAGGACGACATCCATGAACACCAGACGTTGGCAAATCGATCCCGGGGGACGCTCCCTGCCCTCATTACGGAATGATCCTGCTGTTGGAGAGGCGGCCGCGATGCTTCGAGCAGGGAAGCTGGTGGCGTTTCCCACGGAGACCGTGTATGGTTTGGGAGCGGACGCATCCGATGATTTAGCGGTACGATCCATATTCCGGGCGAAGGACCGTCCGTCGGACAATCCCTTGATTGTCCATGTGGCGGAGGAATCAGTCTTATATGATTGGATCCGAAAGATGCCGGAGACGGGGCGCCGCCTGGCGTCCGCTTTCTGGCCTGGTCCCCTCACTCTCGTCCTGGAACACCGCGGGACGTTGGCTTCGTCCGTGACGGCGGGGTTATCCACAGTCGGCGTGCGCGTTCCCTCCCATCCCGTGGCCCGGGCCCTTTTATTCCAGGCGGGAGTGCCGGTAGCGGCGCCGAGCGCCAATCGATCTGGCAAACCGAGCCCTACCTCCGCTGAACATGTATGGGGGGACTTGGCAGGCCGCATCCATGGTTTGTTGGATGGCGGCCCATCCGGAGTGGGTGTGGAATCCACCGTAGTGGATGTAACGGGGCCGACTCCCCTGCTCTTGCGACCCGGTGGGATTACACTGGATCGGTTGCAGCAAGTGACTCCTACAGTGGAAGTGGATCCCGGATTACAGGGAGGAGCAGTAGTTCCACGCTCTCCGGGCGTCAAGTACCGCCATTACGCCCCCCGTGGTGAGATGTGGGTGGTTGCCGGAAGCGGGGAAGCTCAGGTGAAACGGGTGCAGGCCCTGGCTGATGAAGGTACGGCTGCCGGGTATAAAGTAGGGATATTGACCACGGAAGAGCGGAGAAAACGGTACCGGGCAGATTGGGTCCTTCCGTGCGGACGCCGTTCGGATCCCGCCAGCGTGGCCAGGAATTTGTACCGTGTCCTGCGCTGCTTCGACGAACTGGGAGCAGAGTGGATTGTTGCGGAAGGATTTGAAGGGAAAGGCCTGTACGATTCAGTGATGAACCGTTTAAGTAAAGCGGCGGACGGACGGTTGATCGATACGAA
This region includes:
- a CDS encoding CPBP family intramembrane glutamic endopeptidase encodes the protein MVEIIFVVLMFAPIILLMLFANLTQQARVQSGEPNAGQGWSITAHVILAISFALMLMGGVLLMLLGLLAGSAQPGEMPGISEEEARMAMGILENAVLIGLSLAVPALGGFLLQIPAIRRLLTKPLPLDADNPVHTFALIASMFIWVNFFFTLSVGLETLANTEGLEQATSIPTLWAQQLTFFALALIGVGWLTRRDWRQAFQRLGLERPTGRQWGMGILAGFGLVLFAHGASYLGEWLGFPIDPTVDQLTEQLLAPLFGSVLGILTLGLSAALGEEALFRGALQPRFGLLLTTVLFTVVHSNYGLSLSTLVVFFVGLALGLIRIRHNTTTAMIVHAVYNMSLGVLVYLGG
- the glpX gene encoding class II fructose-bisphosphatase, which produces MERSLTLELVRVTEAAAVASGRWMGFGKKEEADEAATSAMRKVFDTIPMRGTVVIGEGEMDEAPMLYIGERLGLGYLPEVDVAVDPLEGTNIVAKGLWNALSVVAVAERGNLLHAPDMYMDKLAVGPEAVGQVDIEAPVEDNLVAVARALGKDVNDLVVVVLDRPRHARIIEDVRRTGARIKLIPDGDVAAAINTAFPDTGVDLLLGSGGAPEGVLAAVALKCLGGEIQGKLLPENEEQTRRCKEMGIEDPGRILTMDDLVKGDDAIFAATGVTDGELLRGVRYKGTVATTHSIVMRAKTGTVRFIDGKHRLEKKPHLVLE
- the prfA gene encoding peptide chain release factor 1 produces the protein MLERLESIRERYQELNRLLSDPSVIADADQLRKYSKEQADLGPKVEAYLEYKNILKQLEDAKSMQAEESDPELLEMVKAELDDLIRKKKEMEDRMKVLLLPKDPNDDKNVIVEVRGAAGGEEAALFAASLYRMYARYSERRGWKAEILDANTTGLGGFKEVIFSVKGQGAFSRLKFESGAHRVQRVPATESGGRIHTSTATVAVLPEAEEVEVQIHDKDLRIDTFCSSGPGGQSVNTTQSAVRITHLPSGIVVSCQDEKSQIKNKEKAMRVLRARLLDKTRQEENAKVADARKSQVGTGDRSERIRTYNFPQSRVTDHRIGLTLHKLDLVLDGELDEIIDALTMQEQAELLQAE
- the prmC gene encoding peptide chain release factor N(5)-glutamine methyltransferase produces the protein MTARDYSLNSLYRDLGQQLKRAGVDSPLFAAEWILRSVLGWDRSRFFMEMDSSVPESVRLQAEKWVHAHSRGIPIQYLTGEQEFFGRSFWVNPSVLIPRPETEELVETLFSAADSIWENRSLQVADLGSGSGAVAVTLAAERPHWQVYAVDVSPEAAAVTKRNAKRHGVRERMRFLQGDWLKPLVEKKWEVDILVSNPPYIPSEEIDGLETGVKDYEPRLALDGGADGLTPYRSIADDLGKVLRDPGLVAFEIGVGQGEDVVGILKQRWSSNADTRILLDLAGRERMVLASKGRLPDSL
- the rpmE gene encoding 50S ribosomal protein L31, which translates into the protein MKAAIHPEYKKTTVTCACGNTFETGSTKENLRVDICSACHPFFTGKQKLVSAGGRVDRFKKKYNL
- a CDS encoding GNAT family N-acetyltransferase, yielding MFAVRKATVKDADWITSLLRNAQINDQGVDEHLEQFLVVEDSREPGTRIGTVGLEIYRNKGLLRSFVMESGSWNATTGLELIGVVLAHARRLELDEVYLMTSIAQPIFEHFGFVLVDWETIPVEIRQSDHARRAKAEGGVAMVNRRLSRPRSPVV
- the rho gene encoding transcription termination factor Rho, producing the protein MEISLSDLEHRRLTDLYKLAKEYQIPYYSQMKKKELIFAILKAKAELAGLLFMEGVLDILPEGYGFLRPINYLPSSEDIYISASQIRRFDLRQGDLVSGKVRPPKENERYFGLLHVEAVNGQDPDSAAERLHFPALTPLYPQERLTLETNPKQLSTRIMDLAAPVGLGQRGLIVAQPKAGKTMLLKEVANSITTNHPHIDLFVLLIDERPEEVTDMQRSVKGEVVSSTFDEMPENHIKVAELVLQRAERLVEHKRDVVILLDSITRLARAYNLVIPPSGRTLSGGIDPAAFHRPKRFFGAARNIEEGGSLTILATALVETGSRMDDVIYEEFKGTGNLELHLDRKLSERRIFPAIDIRRSGTRREELLLSQEELDKLWTLRKSLNEGVEYTESFLRKLAETRNNQEFLATLETPARRSSTA
- the spoIIR gene encoding stage II sporulation protein R, coding for MKVWTYLSLVGLAVASFVWMGVTDGGIPASQAFLPVEMEAQGEQAVPDRAIRLRILANSDSLQDQALKRNVRDAVIREMDNWSKKPRSIEEARDTIQNELPRIERLAKETLREHGSNQTVKIQYGMVPFPTKLYGDQVYPAGEYEALLITIGEGKGDNWWCVLFPPLCFVDMSNGDAVPESESALSAQAMASNQAWAAPNKRAESVVAEKNAHGETEVEVRWFLLESLEGFFSSLFGTR
- a CDS encoding M23 family metallopeptidase, which gives rise to MSKNGSKWAFTSLSVCTASASVVVGGTHGSAEAAEPALQPPVSDLQKERVAHQVVYQYLNPISSVADGNLAVETEKKPLMVEVKPGETLYQIGREYGVPDETLARYNDISDPRLLQSGSKIKIPVVMERIRVKEGDTLESIAEHHDVGEIALKKANPDLKLAEDLYVGQILTIPQAYEPELKEEPKQESVQTVTLSRKGQTSLSSSGTQSQNRQSIRFQWPVTGQITSGYGWRNGSMHTGIDIWNQQRENNVIKAAKGGTVVRAGYAGGYGNLVVLDHGEGWTTYYAHLSRITVAKGNRVEQGSGLGYMGSTGNSTGVHLHFEVRKNDQPMNPLNVLP
- a CDS encoding thymidine kinase; this encodes MNDRLSDGWIEVICGGMFSGKSEELIRRIRRARIAKQEVMVFKPRIDDRYLRGAISSHNGVHTEAISIEHATEILSHVENGPDVVAVDEVQFFDDSVVEVAQSLADRGIRVICAGLDQDFRGRPFGPTPILMAVAEYVTKLQAICLRCGGAASRTQRLIDGRPAAEDQPVIQVGASEQYEARCRHCHEVTQRETLPKSFAPS